In a genomic window of Flavobacteriales bacterium:
- a CDS encoding redoxin domain-containing protein, with the protein MQLRYVILSAAVAASIVSTKAQDGTKRTIEAQIQGLAKGDTVFLANYYGNKLYYNDTALVDAKANAVFKKEKGYPAGVYAVVVPGPKYFELVVNEPVIKVVTHRNDLLPALQVKQSKENELFINYIRFLNERRIEGDGHRAQLESAKDEAARAEVKERMAELDKRVKQYQRDLIANNPGTLAASLVKMSMTVELPEPRKADGSLDSAASYYQYRDHFWDNFDLTDPRIVRVPVFGNKFEEYITKVIPQVPDTIKRMADALVAKCGSTKETFQYVVHTLTHKYETSDIMGMDAVFVHMALTYYCPKDGKPGRADWMDAEKLDKLCERARKQAPLVLGRKAPYLCLTDSTEEKWINYYDLPNDYVVIIFWDPHCGHCKTEMPEIHKVYTEKLKGMGIEVFAVAKATDEGLFKDWKKFIREKNLDWINVGLTKNIFEEAKKDPRKFIPKHTTLESLNYADAWDVYSTPKLFVVDKDRRIVGKSLSAEQIADLVTRLRERKAKP; encoded by the coding sequence ATGCAGCTCCGTTACGTGATCCTATCCGCAGCTGTCGCTGCCAGCATTGTTTCAACCAAGGCGCAAGACGGGACCAAGCGCACCATCGAGGCCCAGATCCAGGGCTTGGCCAAAGGCGATACGGTCTTTCTGGCCAACTACTACGGCAACAAGCTCTATTACAATGACACGGCTCTGGTGGATGCGAAGGCCAATGCCGTATTCAAGAAGGAGAAGGGCTATCCCGCCGGCGTGTATGCCGTGGTGGTGCCAGGGCCGAAGTATTTCGAGCTGGTGGTGAACGAGCCCGTGATCAAAGTGGTCACGCACCGGAACGATCTGCTCCCTGCGCTGCAGGTGAAGCAGAGCAAGGAGAATGAGCTCTTCATCAATTACATCCGCTTCCTCAACGAGCGCCGCATCGAGGGCGATGGCCATCGCGCCCAGCTCGAGTCCGCCAAGGACGAAGCCGCCCGTGCCGAGGTGAAGGAGCGCATGGCCGAACTGGACAAGCGCGTGAAGCAGTACCAGCGCGACCTGATCGCCAACAATCCGGGAACCCTTGCGGCCTCGCTGGTGAAGATGAGCATGACCGTTGAGCTGCCCGAGCCTCGCAAAGCGGATGGCAGCCTTGATAGCGCCGCCAGCTACTACCAGTACCGCGATCACTTCTGGGACAATTTCGACCTCACCGATCCGCGCATCGTGCGCGTGCCCGTGTTCGGCAACAAGTTCGAAGAGTACATCACCAAGGTCATCCCGCAGGTTCCTGATACCATCAAGCGCATGGCCGATGCGCTGGTCGCGAAGTGCGGTTCCACGAAGGAGACCTTCCAGTACGTGGTGCATACCCTCACGCACAAGTACGAGACCAGCGACATCATGGGCATGGACGCCGTATTCGTGCACATGGCGCTCACCTACTACTGCCCCAAGGACGGCAAGCCCGGCCGCGCCGATTGGATGGACGCGGAGAAGCTCGATAAGCTCTGCGAGCGCGCACGCAAGCAAGCGCCCTTGGTGCTCGGCCGCAAGGCGCCCTACCTCTGCCTCACGGACAGCACCGAGGAGAAGTGGATCAACTACTACGACCTGCCCAACGACTATGTGGTCATCATCTTCTGGGACCCGCATTGCGGCCATTGCAAGACCGAGATGCCCGAGATCCATAAGGTGTACACGGAGAAGCTCAAGGGCATGGGCATCGAGGTCTTCGCGGTCGCCAAGGCCACTGACGAAGGGCTCTTCAAGGATTGGAAGAAGTTCATCCGTGAGAAGAACCTTGATTGGATCAATGTGGGCCTCACCAAGAACATCTTCGAGGAGGCCAAGAAGGACCCGCGCAAGTTCATCCCCAAGCACACCACGCTCGAGAGCCTCAACTACGCGGATGCCTGGGACGTCTACAGCACGCCCAAGCTCTTCGTGGTGGATAAGGACCGCCGGATCGTGGGCAAGAGCCTCAGCGCCGAGCAGATCGCCGACCTGGTGACCCGGCTGCGCGAGCGGAAGGCGAAGCCGTGA
- a CDS encoding OmpA family protein has product MRLPLSRAFLVMALSAGCALPAAHAQPGGYSTQDKKAIKLYESGSACMQQRRIECAKSDFLKAANADERFVEPRIMLAEIAESEGQDSEAITRYREVMSIAPRFFPTAQLHLADLEFRSGQYAEAEKSYKGYLEKEQEPQRKARARLGIENCAFAARAIQQPVPFDPKNLGPAINSGDPEYYPCITADDGTLIFTRRVKAPQIQVYGMQEDFYMSKRGPDGAWQASKPILTVSTADHNEGAGTLTPDGRFIIFTKCALEDGSYGDNLRGLGSCDLFISQRIGDRWSPAQNLGTPVNSAAWESQPSMASDGRTLYFVRGRRTGNGVSDMDIWTSRMSDDGSWTKPEKLGPNVNTPWQEESVQIHPDGRTLYFSSNGHPGFGGLDICMSRMQDDGSWGKALNLGHPINTGADENSLLVSAKGDIAYFASDRPGGLGDLDLYCFELYPEARPQPVTYIRGQVTDRISGKPLEADVELFDLSTGDLATAAYSDPKTGEFLVCLPSGKSYALNAGAEGYLFFSENYDVAAVTPKEPITLNVPMSPLTSGSVIALRNIFFNSASFELLPASDAELKKLVKLLKSNASLRIELGGHTDDVGNDAANQKLSEQRANAVRDFVVNQGIEGTRITAKGYGESKPIANNDTEEGRALNRRTEVTVL; this is encoded by the coding sequence ATGCGATTGCCGTTGAGCCGCGCATTCCTTGTGATGGCCCTTTCTGCCGGTTGCGCGCTGCCTGCTGCTCACGCTCAACCCGGAGGCTATTCCACGCAGGACAAGAAGGCCATCAAGCTGTATGAGAGCGGCAGCGCATGCATGCAGCAACGCAGGATTGAATGCGCCAAGAGCGATTTCCTCAAGGCCGCGAATGCGGATGAGCGCTTCGTGGAACCGCGGATCATGCTCGCCGAGATCGCGGAGAGCGAAGGCCAGGACAGTGAGGCGATCACCCGGTACCGCGAGGTGATGAGCATCGCGCCGCGCTTCTTCCCGACTGCGCAATTGCACCTGGCCGACCTCGAATTCCGGAGCGGGCAGTATGCCGAAGCGGAGAAGAGCTACAAGGGCTACCTGGAAAAGGAACAGGAGCCGCAGCGCAAGGCCCGCGCGCGACTGGGCATCGAGAACTGTGCTTTCGCGGCACGCGCCATCCAACAACCGGTGCCCTTCGACCCGAAGAACCTCGGTCCTGCGATCAACAGCGGCGATCCCGAGTACTATCCCTGCATCACCGCCGATGATGGCACCTTGATCTTCACGCGCCGGGTGAAAGCACCGCAGATCCAGGTCTATGGCATGCAAGAGGATTTCTACATGAGCAAGCGCGGGCCTGATGGCGCATGGCAGGCGAGCAAGCCGATTTTAACGGTGAGCACCGCCGATCACAACGAAGGTGCCGGCACCCTGACGCCCGATGGCCGCTTCATCATCTTCACCAAGTGCGCCTTGGAGGATGGAAGCTACGGCGACAACCTGCGCGGACTCGGCAGCTGCGACCTCTTCATCAGCCAGCGCATCGGCGACCGATGGAGCCCGGCGCAGAACCTCGGCACCCCTGTGAACAGCGCCGCCTGGGAGAGCCAGCCCAGCATGGCCAGCGATGGGCGCACGCTCTACTTCGTTCGCGGCCGCCGAACGGGCAACGGCGTAAGCGATATGGACATCTGGACGAGCCGCATGAGCGACGATGGCTCCTGGACGAAGCCGGAGAAGCTCGGCCCCAATGTGAACACACCATGGCAGGAGGAGAGCGTGCAGATCCATCCCGATGGCCGCACCCTCTACTTCAGCAGCAATGGCCATCCCGGTTTCGGCGGGCTTGACATCTGCATGAGCCGCATGCAGGATGATGGAAGCTGGGGCAAGGCGCTCAACCTCGGCCACCCCATCAACACCGGTGCCGATGAGAACAGCCTGCTCGTGAGCGCCAAGGGTGACATCGCCTATTTCGCCAGTGACCGCCCCGGCGGCCTGGGCGACCTCGACCTCTACTGCTTCGAGCTGTATCCGGAGGCCCGCCCGCAGCCGGTCACCTACATCCGAGGGCAGGTCACGGACAGGATCAGCGGGAAGCCCTTGGAAGCGGATGTCGAGCTCTTCGACCTGAGCACAGGGGATCTGGCCACGGCGGCGTACAGCGATCCGAAGACCGGCGAGTTCCTCGTGTGCCTGCCCAGCGGGAAGAGCTATGCCCTCAATGCCGGTGCCGAGGGCTATCTCTTCTTCTCGGAGAATTACGATGTGGCGGCCGTCACGCCCAAGGAGCCGATCACGCTCAACGTGCCCATGAGCCCGCTCACGAGCGGCAGCGTGATCGCCCTGCGCAACATCTTCTTCAATTCAGCCAGCTTCGAATTGCTGCCCGCTTCCGACGCCGAACTGAAGAAGCTGGTGAAGCTGCTGAAGTCAAATGCATCCTTGCGCATCGAGCTCGGTGGCCATACTGACGATGTGGGCAACGATGCCGCGAACCAGAAGCTGAGCGAGCAGCGCGCGAATGCCGTCCGCGACTTCGTGGTGAATCAGGGCATCGAAGGCACGCGCATCACGGCCAAGGGCTATGGCGAATCGAAGCCGATCGCCAACAACGACACCGAGGAAGGTCGCGCCTTGAACAGGAGGACGGAGGTGACGGTGCTCTGA
- a CDS encoding DUF4159 domain-containing protein, which translates to MTRHLLPLLLSLLLAPCTMAQGTYKLAVLKYAGGGDWYANPSAVPNLVKFCNAQLGMGINPDVPVVEAGSAELFNHPLVHMTGHGNVTVSAKDAENLRAYLIGGGFLHISDNYGMDPYVRPMLARIFPESELIELPFSHPIYHQAYDFPQGLPKIHEHDGKPPRGYGLYWEGRLVCFYDAECDLGDGWEDPDVHGDSEATRTKALRMGANIVRYAFSGQGD; encoded by the coding sequence ATGACGCGCCATCTTCTCCCGCTGCTTCTCTCGTTGCTTCTCGCTCCCTGCACGATGGCCCAAGGCACTTACAAGTTGGCGGTGCTCAAATACGCTGGCGGCGGCGACTGGTACGCGAACCCGTCAGCGGTGCCCAACCTCGTGAAGTTCTGCAACGCGCAACTCGGCATGGGCATCAACCCCGATGTGCCCGTGGTGGAAGCGGGGAGCGCCGAGCTCTTCAACCATCCGCTCGTTCACATGACCGGCCACGGCAATGTGACCGTCTCAGCCAAGGACGCGGAGAACCTTCGCGCCTACCTGATCGGCGGCGGTTTCCTGCACATCAGCGACAACTACGGCATGGACCCCTACGTGCGGCCCATGCTGGCGCGGATCTTCCCCGAGAGCGAGTTGATTGAACTGCCTTTCTCGCACCCCATCTACCACCAGGCCTATGACTTCCCGCAAGGCCTCCCCAAGATCCACGAGCACGATGGCAAGCCGCCGCGCGGCTATGGCCTTTATTGGGAAGGCCGACTGGTGTGCTTCTACGATGCGGAATGCGACCTCGGCGACGGATGGGAGGATCCCGATGTCCACGGCGACAGCGAAGCCACGCGCACCAAGGCCCTGCGCATGGGCGCCAACATCGTCCGCTATGCCTTCAGCGGGCAAGGCGACTGA
- a CDS encoding 16S rRNA (uracil(1498)-N(3))-methyltransferase has translation MMHLFFCPDMESGLVNLPEEEAHHATQVLRLMVGQRIGLLNGRGTRAEAELVDVSRKRCVAMVLESVDQPAERNARIHLAVAHTKQADRFEWLIEKAVEVGVDRITPLATARTERGRARVDRMERVAISALKQSQRTWLPQIDPLSPLSDLIADQLPAQRYFGHLDHLSIPFADAYDPAADAVVLIGPEGDFAPAETEMLLVNGFVSVTLGQARLRTETAALAACTWMSLSQSG, from the coding sequence ATGATGCATCTCTTCTTCTGCCCTGATATGGAGAGCGGCCTGGTGAACCTGCCAGAGGAAGAGGCTCATCATGCCACGCAGGTGCTGCGGCTCATGGTGGGTCAGCGCATCGGCCTGCTCAATGGCCGTGGCACCCGGGCCGAGGCTGAGCTGGTTGATGTCTCACGCAAACGATGCGTGGCCATGGTGCTTGAATCCGTTGATCAACCGGCGGAGCGCAATGCCCGGATCCACCTGGCCGTAGCGCATACCAAGCAAGCAGACCGCTTCGAGTGGCTCATTGAGAAGGCGGTGGAGGTCGGGGTTGACCGCATCACCCCTTTGGCCACAGCCCGGACCGAGCGTGGCCGCGCGCGCGTGGATCGCATGGAGCGCGTGGCAATCAGCGCGCTGAAGCAGAGCCAGCGCACCTGGCTGCCGCAGATCGACCCGCTATCACCGCTCTCTGACCTCATCGCTGACCAGCTCCCCGCTCAGCGGTACTTCGGCCATCTCGATCACCTGAGCATCCCGTTCGCTGACGCTTATGACCCGGCTGCCGATGCCGTTGTGCTGATCGGGCCTGAAGGTGATTTCGCACCCGCTGAAACGGAGATGCTCCTGGTGAACGGCTTCGTCTCCGTGACCCTCGGCCAGGCCAGGCTGCGCACCGAAACCGCTGCCCTCGCAGCCTGCACGTGGATGAGCCTTAGTCAGTCGGGATAA
- a CDS encoding peptide chain release factor 3, producing MALQDEIERRRTFAIISHPDAGKTTLTEKFLLYGGAIQTAGAVKSNKIRRGATSDFMEIERQRGISVSTSVMSFGYGGKLINLLDTPGHRDFAEDTYRTLTAVDSVVLVIDCVKGVEAQTERLMEVCRMRSTPVIVFINKLDLEGRDPFDLLDELEAKLSIKVRPMSWPIGIGATFQGVYDLYSHGLRLFDPGKTKVEQSSTRIDGVNDPQLEALIGEDPAAELRSNIELIEGVYEPLNVDAYRKGRIAPVFFGSAFNNFGVKEVLDAFVGIAPPPGPRPTDKGEVRPEDPVFSGFVFKIHANLDPNHRDRIAFLRVCSGRFERNAYYTHVRLGKQVRFANPTSFLAAQKTIVDEAWPGDVIGLFDTGSFKIGDTLTDGARFNFRGIPAFSPELFREVVNLDPMKSKQLDKGIRQLTDEGVAQLYTQQPGNKKIVGCVGELQFEVIAYRLEHEYGAKCAFQQIPAHKACWMTATDEAALDQFIRVKAQQIVQDKDGNPVFIAPSAYMLDLERRNNPAITFHTTSEFKTEVQAGS from the coding sequence ATGGCTTTGCAGGACGAGATCGAACGGAGGCGCACCTTCGCCATCATCAGCCACCCGGACGCCGGCAAGACCACCCTGACGGAGAAGTTCCTGCTCTACGGAGGCGCGATCCAGACGGCAGGTGCGGTGAAGAGCAACAAGATCCGCCGCGGCGCTACCAGCGATTTCATGGAGATCGAGCGGCAGCGCGGCATCAGCGTGAGCACATCGGTGATGAGCTTCGGCTATGGCGGCAAGCTCATCAACCTGCTCGATACGCCCGGCCACCGGGATTTCGCGGAGGATACCTATCGCACGCTAACTGCGGTGGACAGCGTGGTGCTGGTGATCGATTGCGTGAAGGGCGTGGAGGCCCAGACTGAGCGTCTCATGGAAGTGTGCCGCATGCGCAGCACGCCCGTGATCGTCTTCATCAACAAGCTCGACCTTGAGGGCCGCGACCCCTTCGACCTGCTCGATGAACTGGAAGCGAAGCTCTCGATCAAGGTGCGCCCCATGAGCTGGCCCATCGGCATCGGCGCCACCTTCCAGGGCGTCTATGACCTGTACAGCCACGGCCTTCGCCTCTTCGATCCCGGCAAGACCAAGGTGGAGCAGAGCAGCACCCGCATCGATGGCGTGAACGACCCTCAGCTGGAGGCGCTCATCGGTGAAGACCCCGCTGCGGAGCTGAGGTCGAACATCGAGCTGATCGAGGGCGTGTACGAGCCGCTCAACGTCGATGCGTATCGCAAGGGACGCATCGCTCCGGTCTTCTTCGGCAGCGCCTTCAACAACTTCGGCGTGAAGGAGGTGCTCGACGCCTTCGTGGGCATTGCCCCCCCGCCGGGTCCGCGGCCCACAGACAAGGGCGAAGTGCGGCCCGAGGATCCCGTGTTCAGCGGCTTCGTATTCAAGATCCACGCGAACCTCGACCCCAACCACCGTGACCGCATCGCCTTCCTGCGCGTTTGCAGCGGCCGCTTCGAGCGCAACGCCTATTACACGCACGTGCGGCTCGGCAAGCAAGTGCGATTCGCCAATCCCACCAGCTTCCTCGCGGCGCAGAAGACCATCGTGGACGAAGCCTGGCCCGGCGATGTCATCGGGCTCTTCGACACCGGCAGCTTCAAGATCGGCGACACCCTCACCGATGGCGCTCGCTTCAACTTCCGGGGCATCCCCGCCTTCTCGCCCGAGCTCTTCCGCGAAGTGGTGAACCTGGACCCCATGAAGAGCAAGCAGCTCGACAAGGGCATCCGACAGCTCACCGACGAGGGCGTGGCTCAGCTCTATACCCAGCAGCCCGGCAACAAGAAGATCGTGGGCTGCGTTGGCGAGCTGCAGTTCGAGGTGATCGCTTACCGCTTGGAGCACGAGTACGGCGCCAAGTGCGCCTTCCAGCAGATTCCTGCGCACAAGGCCTGCTGGATGACCGCTACGGACGAGGCCGCCCTCGACCAGTTCATCCGCGTGAAGGCCCAGCAGATCGTGCAGGACAAGGATGGCAACCCGGTGTTCATCGCCCCCAGCGCGTACATGCTCGACCTCGAGCGCAGGAATAATCCGGCGATCACCTTCCACACCACGAGCGAGTTCAAGACGGAGGTGCAGGCAGGGAGCTGA
- a CDS encoding YggS family pyridoxal phosphate-dependent enzyme — MDRSSLAERYARVKGGIPAGVTLVAVSKKRSVEEIQALYDLGHRDFGENYTQELRAKQPELPADIRWHFIGHLQRSNAKHIVPIAHLIHGVDGASLLDEIDKRAMASGTESDVLLQIHIAEEETKHGLSPSEAGALAGLKADGRWPGVRLRGLMGMATNTTDAGLIRQEFDGLATLHRALKSLLGAEFNVLSMGMSGDLEQALAAGSNMVRIGTAIFGERA, encoded by the coding sequence ATGGACCGGAGCAGCTTGGCCGAGCGCTATGCGCGGGTGAAAGGCGGGATTCCTGCTGGAGTCACCCTCGTTGCGGTGAGCAAGAAGCGGTCAGTTGAAGAGATCCAGGCGCTTTACGACCTCGGGCACCGCGACTTCGGTGAGAATTACACACAGGAGCTCCGGGCCAAACAACCAGAGCTTCCCGCTGATATCCGCTGGCACTTCATCGGGCATCTTCAGCGCAGCAACGCCAAGCACATCGTGCCGATCGCGCACTTGATCCATGGAGTGGATGGTGCATCCTTGCTGGATGAGATCGACAAGCGCGCCATGGCCTCTGGAACGGAATCAGATGTGCTCTTGCAGATCCACATCGCCGAGGAGGAGACCAAGCACGGGCTATCCCCTTCTGAGGCCGGGGCCTTGGCTGGGCTGAAAGCCGATGGCCGATGGCCTGGGGTTCGGCTGCGCGGACTCATGGGCATGGCCACCAATACCACGGACGCCGGTCTCATAAGGCAGGAATTCGACGGCCTAGCCACTTTGCACCGTGCGCTGAAATCCCTGCTCGGCGCCGAATTCAACGTGCTTAGCATGGGCATGAGCGGCGACCTTGAACAGGCACTCGCGGCCGGGAGCAACATGGTGCGCATCGGCACTGCGATCTTCGGCGAACGCGCCTGA
- a CDS encoding radical SAM protein gives MEAFHTIQGEGLYSGQAAHFIRLGGCDVGCTWCDVKESWEAGRHPLKQVSALVAEANGQPARIAVITGGEPLMQDLGPLTEALREAGFRTHIETSGAHPFSGEWHHVCLSPKKFKPALPEAFERADELKVIVFNKHDLQWAEEQAAKARPDCILFLQPEWDKRDAMLPLIVEHVKAHPRWRISLQAHKYMNIP, from the coding sequence ATGGAAGCGTTCCACACCATTCAAGGTGAGGGTCTGTATTCGGGCCAGGCCGCGCACTTCATCAGGCTGGGCGGTTGCGATGTAGGATGCACCTGGTGCGATGTGAAGGAGAGCTGGGAAGCCGGAAGGCATCCGCTGAAGCAGGTCAGTGCATTGGTGGCCGAGGCCAACGGCCAACCGGCGCGCATCGCCGTGATCACTGGAGGCGAGCCGCTCATGCAGGATCTGGGGCCATTGACGGAAGCGCTCCGGGAAGCGGGCTTCCGCACGCACATCGAGACCAGCGGCGCGCACCCCTTCAGCGGCGAATGGCACCATGTGTGCCTCAGTCCGAAGAAATTCAAGCCGGCGCTCCCCGAGGCCTTCGAGCGCGCCGATGAACTCAAGGTGATCGTCTTCAACAAGCACGACCTGCAGTGGGCCGAAGAGCAAGCCGCGAAGGCACGACCGGATTGCATCCTCTTCCTCCAGCCCGAATGGGACAAGCGCGATGCGATGCTGCCATTGATCGTGGAGCATGTGAAGGCGCACCCGAGATGGAGGATCTCCTTGCAGGCGCACAAATACATGAACATCCCATGA